Proteins from one Catenuloplanes atrovinosus genomic window:
- the prmC gene encoding peptide chain release factor N(5)-glutamine methyltransferase, producing the protein MARGTSRLGEAGVPSPRVDAEILAAHVLGVSRSQLLLSDGFTEQALLEYVKAVETRASGVPVQHITGRAPFRHVELAVGPGVFVPRPETELLADWGLAALAGHSRPVVVDLCSGSGAIALAVANERPDATVFAVERSPEALTWLRRNAAERSEAGDPPVTVVEGDVADASVLAELNGTVDLVLCNPPYVPLGTKVAVEVDHDPPQAVFGGAEGLDLIPAVIRTAARLLGSGGSFAVEHDETHGAEVPALLREDGRFAVIRLRYDLAQRARYTTAHKA; encoded by the coding sequence GTGGCCCGGGGGACGTCTCGCCTGGGAGAGGCGGGTGTCCCGTCCCCGCGCGTCGACGCGGAGATCCTGGCGGCCCACGTGCTGGGCGTGTCCCGCAGCCAGTTGCTGCTCTCCGACGGCTTCACCGAGCAGGCGCTGCTGGAGTACGTCAAGGCGGTCGAGACGCGGGCGTCCGGCGTGCCGGTGCAGCACATCACCGGGCGCGCGCCGTTCCGGCACGTCGAGCTGGCCGTCGGGCCGGGCGTGTTCGTGCCCCGGCCGGAGACCGAGCTGCTGGCCGACTGGGGCCTGGCCGCGCTGGCCGGTCACTCCCGCCCGGTGGTGGTGGACCTGTGCTCCGGTTCCGGCGCGATCGCGCTGGCCGTGGCGAACGAGCGCCCGGACGCGACGGTCTTCGCGGTGGAGCGCTCGCCGGAGGCGCTGACCTGGCTGCGGCGCAACGCGGCGGAGCGGTCCGAGGCCGGCGACCCGCCGGTGACCGTGGTGGAGGGTGACGTCGCCGACGCCTCGGTGCTGGCCGAGCTGAACGGCACCGTCGACCTGGTGCTGTGCAACCCGCCGTACGTGCCGCTGGGCACGAAGGTCGCGGTGGAGGTCGACCACGACCCGCCGCAGGCCGTGTTCGGCGGCGCGGAGGGCCTGGACCTGATCCCCGCCGTGATCCGCACGGCCGCGCGGCTGCTCGGGTCCGGCGGCTCGTTCGCGGTCGAGCACGACGAGACGCACGGCGCGGAGGTGCCGGCGCTGCTGCGCGAGGACGGCCGGTTCGCCGTGATCCGGCTCCGGTACGACCTCGCGCAGCGCGCCCGCTACACCACCGCGCACAAGGCCTAG
- a CDS encoding GGDEF domain-containing protein: protein MGWLDRVTDQADHLREARKLQQADRSAEASRLLERVAETTRDPYARTDALVQRLGTLINLGRTAEYGPAMDRAFEAVQELPEPYVRGQLHAFAALAAHHQGALDRCVMHLVQSSRALSVVTDPDSDAAWGWHDLAMAYSYLAFHGYALSAIERARKIGAAAGMPEEVLAAPGIRLRNAIALDHAGDTDGCLRVLRDVSDDLTRIHRAGHLDRIRPSGRAAYGYTVARRAALGEGSAADARALLGHGGDSARARDLRRLGEVCLSIADGRTTDALSQLGAVTVAPETLGAAEPARLRSISYARAGDHEAAHRADRLAFRLATQRNDRLREVYVDGIAARLDQEEMRRAAARTGGEALTDPLTGLPNRRRLEAYVAGLAEQGERAALGVCDLMGFTSVNTVHGHHAGDLVLQRVAGVINRVMRRGDFVARYGGDEFVVVLPGAGMAQATEVGRRISTALAAEDWEALVPTTPISARLGWAEINGSAPEGRGGLAEALVRAFRTVTA, encoded by the coding sequence GTGGGCTGGCTCGACCGGGTCACGGACCAGGCCGACCACCTGCGGGAGGCGCGCAAATTGCAGCAAGCTGACCGCTCGGCGGAGGCGTCCCGGTTGCTGGAGCGGGTCGCCGAGACCACCCGTGATCCGTACGCGCGGACGGACGCGCTGGTCCAGCGGCTCGGCACGCTGATCAACCTGGGCCGCACCGCGGAGTACGGCCCGGCCATGGACCGCGCGTTCGAGGCCGTGCAGGAGCTGCCGGAGCCGTACGTGCGCGGTCAGCTGCACGCGTTCGCCGCGCTCGCCGCCCACCACCAGGGAGCGCTCGACCGGTGCGTCATGCACCTGGTGCAGAGTTCACGCGCGCTGAGCGTGGTCACCGACCCCGACTCGGACGCCGCGTGGGGCTGGCACGACCTCGCCATGGCGTACTCGTACCTGGCCTTCCACGGTTACGCGCTGTCCGCGATCGAGCGCGCCCGGAAGATCGGCGCGGCCGCCGGCATGCCGGAGGAGGTGCTGGCCGCGCCCGGCATCCGCCTGCGGAACGCGATCGCGCTGGACCACGCCGGCGACACGGACGGCTGCCTGCGCGTGCTCCGCGACGTCAGCGACGACCTGACCCGCATCCACCGCGCCGGCCACCTGGACCGCATCCGCCCGAGCGGGCGCGCCGCGTACGGGTACACGGTCGCCCGCCGCGCCGCGCTGGGCGAGGGCTCCGCCGCGGACGCCCGCGCGCTGCTCGGCCACGGCGGCGACAGTGCCCGCGCACGTGACCTGCGCCGACTCGGCGAGGTGTGCCTGTCCATCGCGGACGGCCGTACCACGGACGCGCTCTCCCAACTCGGCGCCGTCACGGTCGCGCCGGAGACGCTCGGCGCGGCCGAGCCCGCGCGGCTGCGCAGCATCTCCTACGCCCGGGCCGGCGACCACGAGGCCGCGCACCGCGCCGACCGGCTCGCGTTCCGGCTCGCCACCCAGCGCAACGACCGGCTCCGCGAGGTCTACGTCGACGGCATCGCCGCCCGGCTGGACCAGGAGGAGATGCGCCGCGCCGCCGCCCGCACCGGCGGGGAGGCGCTCACCGACCCGCTCACCGGCCTGCCCAACCGCCGCCGGCTGGAGGCGTACGTCGCCGGCCTCGCCGAGCAGGGCGAACGCGCCGCACTCGGCGTCTGCGACCTGATGGGCTTCACCTCGGTCAACACCGTGCACGGCCACCACGCCGGCGACCTGGTGCTGCAACGCGTGGCCGGCGTGATAAACCGCGTGATGCGCCGCGGCGACTTCGTGGCCCGCTACGGCGGCGACGAGTTCGTGGTGGTGCTGCCCGGCGCCGGCATGGCCCAGGCCACCGAGGTCGGCCGCCGGATCTCCACCGCGCTGGCCGCCGAGGACTGGGAGGCCCTGGTCCCCACCACGCCGATCTCCGCCCGCCTCGGCTGGGCCGAGATCAACGGCTCCGCACCGGAGGGCCGCGGCGGACTGGCCGAGGCCCTGGTCCGCGCGTTCCGCACGGTCACCGCATGA
- a CDS encoding MerR family transcriptional regulator, with amino-acid sequence MRVAELSRRTGVPVPTIKFYLREGLLPPGVLTSPNQASYDEGHVRRLRLVRALLEVGRLPIATIREVLRDVDHKNLHGRLGRTLYPLAGVHDEPPTPELARAIADVDALITRWGWRVDPASPGRRRLAEVMLTFRELGVDYLMREIDRYAQAAEIIAESDLRGVATEHNPDDVVTGAVIGTVVGDALQAALRRLAHENASIDLFSETGAEPTADAPEP; translated from the coding sequence ATGCGTGTCGCGGAACTCAGCCGGCGGACCGGCGTGCCGGTGCCGACGATCAAGTTCTACCTGCGGGAGGGCCTGCTGCCGCCCGGCGTGCTGACCAGCCCGAACCAGGCCAGCTACGACGAGGGGCACGTGCGCCGGCTGCGACTGGTCCGGGCGCTGCTGGAGGTGGGCCGGCTGCCGATCGCCACCATCCGCGAGGTGCTGCGCGACGTCGACCACAAGAATCTGCACGGCCGCCTCGGCCGCACGCTCTACCCGCTGGCCGGGGTGCACGACGAGCCGCCCACCCCGGAACTCGCCCGGGCCATCGCGGACGTCGACGCGCTGATCACCCGCTGGGGCTGGCGCGTCGACCCGGCCAGCCCGGGCCGCCGCCGCCTGGCCGAGGTGATGCTGACCTTCCGCGAGCTGGGCGTCGACTACCTGATGCGGGAGATCGACCGGTACGCGCAGGCCGCCGAGATCATCGCCGAGTCCGACCTACGCGGCGTCGCGACCGAGCACAACCCCGACGACGTGGTCACCGGCGCGGTGATCGGCACGGTCGTCGGGGACGCGCTCCAGGCCGCACTCCGCCGCCTCGCCCACGAGAACGCCTCCATCGACCTCTTCAGCGAGACCGGCGCCGAGCCCACCGCGGACGCTCCCGAGCCGTGA
- a CDS encoding ABA4-like family protein, with protein MTALLFQLAFLLAAPFWALMILAPAWSWTRRIVGSPLIVLAPLSIWPIALGPDLPAFAAEMLSPDLAGVSALLAGPGVVTAVWAHLIAFDLFIGRWIHLDSRDRALHPVAMAPILILTILLSPAGLTLYLVIRAVRRSQPANSTRR; from the coding sequence GTGACCGCGCTGCTGTTCCAGCTGGCGTTCCTGCTGGCCGCGCCGTTCTGGGCGCTGATGATCCTGGCCCCGGCCTGGTCGTGGACCCGCCGGATCGTCGGCTCCCCGCTGATCGTGCTGGCCCCGCTGTCGATCTGGCCGATCGCGCTGGGCCCGGATCTTCCCGCCTTCGCCGCGGAGATGCTGTCACCCGACCTGGCCGGGGTCAGCGCTCTCCTCGCCGGTCCCGGCGTGGTCACCGCGGTCTGGGCCCACCTGATCGCCTTCGACCTCTTCATCGGCCGCTGGATCCACCTCGACTCCCGCGACCGCGCCCTGCACCCCGTCGCGATGGCCCCGATCCTCATCCTCACCATCCTGCTGTCCCCGGCCGGCCTCACGCTCTATCTCGTCATCCGCGCCGTGCGCCGGTCTCAGCCCGCCAACTCGACCCGGCGGTAG
- a CDS encoding glycoside hydrolase family 10 protein, producing MPELTKPTRRQLLIGLTAGLSVLVVVATLGLIRWADDRSGSAAEAREPFGAATANASTAGSCNGVATSARRELRGMWIASVNNIDWPSRKGLPEAQVKAEYLGWLDLAQKLNHNAVFVHVRPSGDAFWPSEYAPWSDWLTGKRDGKSPGWDPLEWMIAETHARNLEFHAWFNPYRGSQPAAANGAGDDLDQLAPNHPLRAHPEWRVVYPSENGRFYFNPGIPEARAFVEDSMLEAVERYDVDGVHFDDFFYPYPEDDEDFPDDAAFAAHNRGITDKGDWRRDNVNLLVKEMSERIKQLKPWVKFGISPFGIWRNESTDPEGSASRGLQAYDEIYADTRKWVREGWLDYIVPQLYWNIGFERADYAALLPWWTKTVAGTGVQLWIGQADYRAGESGAWKEPDQLSKQLTLNRTHPEVTGSVHFSAKQLKADKLGSVTRYVKDHYATPALPAVMPQLPSTPPAAPMVTAAVRDPKTGAVTVTGRAADGTEPTSYALYRVDGSRATLVATARATGATDQQWIDASAPAAPTVTYCVTALDRSWNEGTPSVPITAG from the coding sequence GTGCCCGAGCTGACGAAGCCCACCCGCCGCCAGTTACTCATCGGACTGACCGCCGGACTCTCCGTGCTCGTCGTGGTCGCCACGCTGGGTCTGATCCGCTGGGCCGACGATCGATCGGGCAGCGCGGCCGAGGCCCGCGAGCCGTTCGGCGCGGCCACGGCGAACGCGTCCACGGCCGGCTCCTGCAACGGCGTGGCCACCTCGGCGCGGCGCGAGCTGCGCGGCATGTGGATCGCCTCGGTCAACAACATCGACTGGCCGAGCCGGAAGGGCCTGCCCGAGGCGCAGGTCAAGGCGGAGTACCTGGGCTGGCTCGACCTGGCGCAGAAGCTCAACCACAACGCGGTCTTCGTGCACGTGCGGCCCAGCGGCGACGCGTTCTGGCCGTCGGAGTACGCGCCCTGGTCCGACTGGCTGACCGGCAAGCGCGACGGCAAGAGCCCCGGCTGGGACCCGCTGGAGTGGATGATCGCCGAGACGCACGCACGCAACCTCGAGTTCCACGCCTGGTTCAACCCGTACCGGGGCAGCCAGCCGGCCGCGGCCAACGGCGCCGGCGACGACCTCGACCAGCTCGCGCCCAACCACCCGCTGCGCGCGCACCCGGAGTGGCGCGTGGTCTACCCGAGCGAGAACGGGCGGTTCTACTTCAACCCCGGCATCCCGGAGGCGCGCGCGTTCGTCGAGGACTCGATGCTGGAGGCGGTCGAGCGGTACGACGTGGACGGCGTGCACTTCGACGACTTCTTCTACCCGTACCCGGAGGACGACGAGGACTTCCCGGACGACGCCGCGTTCGCCGCGCACAACCGTGGCATCACCGACAAGGGCGACTGGCGCCGCGACAACGTGAACCTGCTGGTCAAGGAGATGTCCGAGCGGATCAAGCAGCTCAAGCCGTGGGTCAAGTTCGGGATCAGCCCGTTCGGCATCTGGCGCAACGAGAGCACCGACCCGGAGGGCTCGGCCAGCCGCGGCCTTCAGGCCTACGACGAGATCTACGCGGACACCCGCAAGTGGGTGCGCGAGGGCTGGCTGGACTACATCGTTCCTCAGCTCTACTGGAACATCGGCTTCGAGCGCGCCGACTACGCCGCGTTGCTGCCCTGGTGGACGAAGACCGTGGCCGGCACCGGCGTGCAACTCTGGATCGGCCAGGCCGACTACCGGGCCGGTGAGTCCGGCGCGTGGAAGGAGCCGGACCAGCTCAGCAAGCAGCTCACGCTCAACCGCACGCACCCCGAGGTGACCGGCAGCGTCCACTTCAGCGCCAAGCAGCTCAAGGCCGACAAGCTCGGCTCGGTCACCCGGTACGTCAAGGACCACTACGCCACGCCCGCGCTCCCGGCCGTGATGCCCCAGCTCCCGTCCACCCCTCCGGCCGCCCCCATGGTGACCGCCGCCGTCCGCGACCCGAAGACCGGCGCCGTCACGGTCACCGGCCGCGCCGCCGACGGCACCGAGCCCACGTCCTATGCCCTCTACCGGGTGGACGGCTCCCGCGCCACCCTGGTCGCCACCGCCCGCGCCACCGGCGCCACCGATCAGCAGTGGATCGACGCCTCCGCCCCGGCCGCCCCGACCGTCACGTACTGCGTCACGGCCCTCGACCGCTCCTGGAACGAGGGCACCCCCAGCGTCCCCATCACCGCCGGCTGA
- a CDS encoding L-threonylcarbamoyladenylate synthase: MLYDCRSAADRDRGIAAAVEAAKNGELVVMPTDTLYGIGCDAFSSAAVNSLFNAKGRGRTPPPVLVGSRHTLNGLVLILPKAARDLADAFWPGPLTIIVDHAPSLQWDLGETNGQIAVRQPLHPVALEVLREVGPMAVSAANKTGRAAPLTAAEAQDQMGYSVRTYLEAGPCLDPVPSTIVDVTGDVPRMLRAGAVPLEKLRDVVPDMLGQED; this comes from the coding sequence ATGCTCTATGACTGCCGGTCCGCAGCCGATCGTGATCGAGGCATCGCCGCCGCGGTCGAGGCAGCGAAGAACGGCGAACTGGTGGTCATGCCCACCGACACGCTCTACGGCATCGGCTGTGACGCGTTCTCGTCGGCCGCGGTGAACTCGCTGTTCAACGCGAAGGGCCGCGGCCGGACGCCCCCGCCGGTGCTGGTCGGCTCGCGCCACACGCTGAACGGGCTGGTGCTGATCCTGCCGAAGGCCGCGCGCGACCTGGCGGACGCGTTCTGGCCCGGCCCGCTGACGATCATCGTGGACCACGCGCCGAGCCTGCAGTGGGACCTCGGCGAGACGAACGGGCAGATCGCGGTGCGGCAGCCGCTGCACCCGGTGGCGCTGGAGGTGCTGCGCGAGGTCGGCCCGATGGCGGTGTCCGCGGCGAACAAGACCGGCCGCGCGGCGCCGCTGACCGCGGCCGAGGCGCAGGACCAGATGGGCTACTCGGTCCGGACCTACCTCGAGGCCGGGCCGTGCCTCGACCCGGTGCCGAGCACGATCGTGGACGTCACCGGCGACGTCCCGCGGATGCTGCGCGCGGGCGCGGTCCCGTTGGAGAAGCTGCGGGACGTGGTGCCGGACATGCTCGGCCAGGAGGACTGA
- a CDS encoding arsenate reductase/protein-tyrosine-phosphatase family protein, with the protein MPPFSVLHVCMGNICRSPMAEHMLNMAFARRLAGADAITEELIYSHSAGTGGWHAGEKMNPPAAREIKRRGGDASAFEARKLRSDHIDAADLILTATADQHEYVLALRPDAAARTFVLAEFGRLLATVDESALPEPGVTPEAVYARGVALVAAADAARAGAEPLPTDDLDDPWGRGDAAFVRIADEIEATVEPLAQRLLAAS; encoded by the coding sequence ATGCCGCCGTTTTCCGTGCTGCACGTCTGCATGGGCAACATCTGCCGCAGCCCGATGGCCGAGCACATGCTGAACATGGCGTTCGCCCGCCGGCTGGCCGGTGCGGACGCCATCACCGAGGAGCTGATCTACTCGCACAGCGCGGGCACCGGCGGCTGGCACGCGGGCGAGAAGATGAATCCGCCCGCGGCCCGGGAGATCAAGCGCCGCGGCGGTGACGCGTCCGCGTTCGAGGCCCGCAAGCTGCGCTCGGACCACATCGACGCGGCCGACCTGATCCTCACCGCCACCGCGGACCAGCACGAGTACGTGCTGGCGCTGCGCCCGGACGCGGCCGCGCGCACGTTCGTGCTGGCCGAGTTCGGCCGGCTGCTGGCCACGGTCGACGAGTCCGCGCTGCCCGAGCCGGGCGTGACGCCGGAGGCGGTCTACGCGCGCGGCGTCGCGCTGGTGGCCGCGGCCGACGCGGCCCGCGCCGGCGCAGAACCGCTGCCCACGGACGACCTCGATGACCCGTGGGGCCGCGGCGACGCCGCCTTCGTGCGGATCGCCGACGAGATCGAGGCGACGGTGGAGCCGCTGGCCCAGCGCCTGCTCGCCGCGTCCTGA
- a CDS encoding DUF998 domain-containing protein, with protein MTGDWFRYALLCLALSTTAGSGLLLHGGVDQVNELVSDAVRSRSGAVLLALAACGLAGAGVWLCAGARRGLPRTRRLVALLAVWVVSLIAVAFFPTNLPGTPLTAAGVVHRYAAAAAVGLPPLVALLVAEKSGQRARLLRTVGFATLAACAAFAAVHGPEVLLGSSRPPYAGLAERLLLALVLLATGLSAWVIKRAEQTR; from the coding sequence GTGACCGGAGACTGGTTCCGCTACGCGCTGCTCTGCCTGGCCCTGTCCACGACCGCCGGCTCCGGCCTGCTGCTGCACGGCGGCGTGGATCAGGTGAACGAGCTGGTCAGCGACGCGGTCCGGTCCCGGTCCGGCGCGGTGCTGCTGGCACTGGCCGCCTGCGGCCTGGCCGGTGCCGGCGTCTGGCTCTGCGCGGGCGCCCGGCGCGGCCTGCCCCGCACCCGGCGGCTGGTCGCGCTGCTGGCCGTCTGGGTCGTCTCGCTGATCGCGGTGGCGTTCTTCCCCACCAACCTCCCGGGTACGCCGCTCACCGCGGCCGGGGTCGTGCACCGCTACGCCGCCGCCGCGGCGGTCGGGCTGCCGCCGCTGGTCGCGCTGCTGGTGGCGGAGAAGTCCGGGCAGCGGGCGCGGCTGCTGCGCACGGTCGGGTTCGCCACGCTGGCGGCCTGCGCCGCGTTCGCCGCGGTACACGGCCCGGAGGTACTGCTCGGCAGCTCCCGCCCGCCCTACGCGGGGCTGGCCGAACGCCTGCTGCTCGCGCTGGTCCTGCTCGCCACCGGCCTGAGCGCCTGGGTGATCAAACGCGCGGAGCAGACCCGATGA
- a CDS encoding glycosyltransferase: MRILIGSDTYAPHINGASYFTQRLASALSERHEVHVVSPATGLRSGTRTTEAGIVEHRVRSLPVPTRPDFRYCLPVGLRRAAGRILDEVRPDVVHVQSHFPVCRALVAAAHERGIFVVATNHFMPENLAHYLPIGEAGRETVHAWAWRDAARVFAHADVVTAPTPYAAALATVAGVPGPVLPISCGIDLTRFRDTGDGAGFRQRYGLADKPTVTFVGRLDAEKNLDVLVRAFAVVRRELDSQLLLVGTGAEERALRAAARQLGVEEDVRFAGFVPDEELPSAYAASTVFVNPGTAELQSLVTLEAMACGRPVLGANAAALPHLVIDDQTGWLFEPGDTRALSRRLITLLRDPELAVAMGRRARAVAEQHDESRSITAFEQLYAIGHDRVHPRREPVGAAR; this comes from the coding sequence GTGCGCATCCTCATCGGCTCCGACACGTACGCCCCGCACATCAACGGCGCCTCGTACTTCACCCAGCGGCTCGCGTCCGCGCTGAGCGAGCGGCACGAGGTGCACGTGGTCAGCCCCGCGACCGGCCTCCGCAGCGGCACGCGGACCACGGAGGCCGGGATCGTCGAGCACCGCGTGCGGTCGCTGCCGGTCCCGACGCGCCCCGACTTCCGGTACTGCCTGCCGGTGGGGCTGCGCCGCGCGGCCGGGCGAATCCTGGACGAGGTCCGGCCGGACGTGGTGCACGTGCAGAGCCACTTCCCGGTGTGCCGTGCGCTGGTCGCGGCCGCGCACGAGCGCGGGATCTTCGTGGTCGCCACGAACCACTTCATGCCGGAGAACCTGGCGCACTACCTGCCGATCGGTGAGGCCGGCCGGGAGACCGTGCACGCCTGGGCGTGGCGGGACGCGGCGCGCGTGTTCGCCCACGCGGACGTGGTGACCGCGCCCACGCCGTACGCCGCCGCGCTCGCCACCGTGGCCGGCGTGCCCGGGCCGGTGCTGCCGATCTCCTGCGGCATCGACCTGACGCGCTTCCGCGACACCGGCGACGGCGCCGGCTTCCGTCAGCGCTACGGGCTGGCGGACAAGCCCACGGTCACGTTCGTCGGCCGGCTCGACGCGGAGAAGAACCTGGACGTTCTGGTCCGCGCGTTCGCGGTGGTGCGGCGCGAGCTGGACTCGCAGCTGCTGCTGGTCGGCACCGGTGCGGAGGAGCGGGCGCTGCGCGCGGCGGCCCGGCAGCTCGGCGTCGAGGAGGACGTGCGGTTCGCCGGGTTCGTGCCGGACGAGGAGCTGCCGTCCGCGTACGCGGCCTCGACCGTGTTCGTCAACCCCGGCACCGCCGAGCTGCAGAGCCTGGTCACGCTGGAGGCGATGGCCTGCGGCCGCCCGGTGCTCGGCGCGAACGCCGCCGCGCTCCCCCACCTGGTCATCGACGACCAGACCGGCTGGCTGTTCGAGCCGGGCGACACCCGCGCGCTGTCCCGCCGGCTGATCACGCTGCTCCGCGACCCGGAGTTGGCCGTCGCCATGGGCCGCCGGGCCCGCGCGGTCGCCGAGCAGCACGACGAGTCGCGCAGCATCACCGCGTTCGAGCAGCTCTACGCGATCGGCCACGACCGCGTCCACCCGCGCCGGGAGCCCGTGGGCGCCGCACGGTGA
- the tsaD gene encoding tRNA (adenosine(37)-N6)-threonylcarbamoyltransferase complex transferase subunit TsaD: MTSNGLILGIETSCDDTAVGLVDVHGQVVASAVASQVLIHNRYGGVYPEVASRAHIDKIIPTVRMVIEDSGIDPRELEAIGVTRGPGLIGSLMVGLDTASGLAAGWGVPIVGVNHLRGHLRSADLEEQRVEFPAMILLVSGGHTLLARMNGPSDIKLIGNTLDDSVGEAYDKVSRMLGLGYPGGPVVDRMAGAGVPNIPFPRPVINHGLDFSFSGLKSAVMRYLEAEKGWKVEDVAASFVAACMDVLIAKCRRALATYPSSSLVIVGGVAASPPLRAAAAQLCEEAGVRLCLPPLKWSTDNGAMIAMAAWDYLASDNHTPVQPQTSLTIESF, translated from the coding sequence ATGACGTCGAACGGGCTCATCCTCGGCATCGAGACGTCCTGTGACGACACGGCCGTCGGGCTCGTGGACGTGCACGGGCAGGTCGTCGCGTCCGCGGTCGCGTCCCAGGTGCTCATCCACAACCGGTACGGCGGCGTCTACCCCGAGGTGGCCAGCCGCGCCCACATCGACAAGATCATTCCGACGGTACGGATGGTGATCGAGGACTCCGGCATCGACCCGCGCGAGCTGGAGGCGATCGGCGTCACCCGCGGCCCCGGGCTGATCGGCTCGCTGATGGTCGGCCTCGACACCGCGTCCGGCCTGGCCGCGGGCTGGGGCGTGCCGATCGTGGGCGTCAACCACCTGCGTGGCCACCTGCGCAGTGCGGACCTGGAGGAGCAGCGGGTCGAGTTCCCCGCGATGATCCTGCTGGTCTCCGGCGGGCACACGCTGCTCGCCCGGATGAACGGGCCGTCGGACATCAAGCTGATCGGCAACACGCTGGACGACTCGGTCGGCGAGGCCTACGACAAGGTGTCGCGCATGCTCGGGCTCGGCTACCCGGGCGGGCCGGTCGTGGACCGGATGGCCGGCGCCGGCGTGCCGAACATCCCGTTCCCGCGCCCGGTGATCAACCACGGGCTGGACTTCTCGTTCTCCGGGCTGAAGTCCGCGGTGATGCGCTACCTGGAGGCGGAGAAGGGCTGGAAGGTCGAGGACGTGGCCGCGTCCTTCGTGGCCGCCTGCATGGACGTGCTGATCGCGAAGTGCCGGCGCGCGCTCGCCACGTACCCGTCGTCCTCGCTGGTCATCGTGGGTGGCGTGGCCGCCTCTCCGCCGCTGCGCGCCGCGGCCGCCCAGCTCTGTGAGGAGGCCGGCGTGCGGCTGTGCCTGCCGCCGCTGAAGTGGTCCACGGACAACGGCGCGATGATCGCCATGGCCGCCTGGGACTACCTGGCCAGTGACAACCACACGCCGGTGCAGCCGCAGACCTCGCTGACGATCGAATCGTTCTAG
- a CDS encoding L-threonylcarbamoyladenylate synthase, which produces MILQKVTDVTPEIVAAARDSLLAGGVALVPTDTVYGLAAAAGRPEAAARIFALKNRPAARNLPIMVSGVDQLPGLGVVITPDARKLLDAFAPGPITIAFGVDPAAAPEWLAGREEVAVRIPREEALLAIIRETGPLLVTSANAHAQETPETVPDILAMLDGEPDVVLDGGPRQSVPSTLVNCNLPAPRIERAGQIPADQIEKVLS; this is translated from the coding sequence GTGATCCTCCAGAAAGTCACCGACGTGACGCCCGAGATCGTCGCCGCCGCGCGGGACAGCCTGCTGGCCGGCGGCGTGGCGCTGGTGCCGACGGACACGGTCTACGGCCTCGCCGCCGCGGCCGGCCGTCCCGAGGCCGCCGCGCGCATCTTCGCGCTGAAGAACCGGCCGGCCGCGCGCAATCTGCCGATCATGGTGTCCGGCGTGGACCAGTTGCCCGGCCTCGGCGTGGTGATCACTCCGGACGCGCGGAAGCTGCTGGACGCGTTCGCCCCCGGGCCGATCACCATCGCGTTCGGCGTGGACCCGGCCGCGGCGCCGGAGTGGCTAGCCGGGCGGGAGGAGGTCGCGGTGCGCATCCCCAGGGAGGAGGCGCTGCTGGCGATCATCCGGGAGACCGGCCCGCTGCTGGTCACCAGCGCGAACGCGCACGCGCAGGAGACGCCGGAGACCGTGCCCGACATCCTGGCGATGCTGGACGGCGAGCCCGACGTCGTGCTCGACGGCGGGCCGCGCCAGTCCGTACCGTCGACGCTGGTGAACTGCAACCTGCCGGCTCCGCGGATCGAGCGCGCCGGCCAGATCCCCGCTGACCAGATCGAGAAGGTTCTGTCATGA
- the tsaB gene encoding tRNA (adenosine(37)-N6)-threonylcarbamoyltransferase complex dimerization subunit type 1 TsaB, with protein sequence MGLTLAIETSSINYGVTLDGTETVLRRDDPSFTSIGGLVETALAAAGRTPADIALIAVNLGPGNLSSVRAGVAYANGLAFSLGRRVVGVHGLRVLAFAAAPDADLPVLCLRNAGAGNVYAAVYEHGKASLMRHGTLSDIAEAVRAAHSEIILAGSFRDRARELLAGVSVTDSGVEVPSSLATYTLTVTPPADADWAPADFVSPINEQTPPFTGEIP encoded by the coding sequence ATGGGGCTCACGCTGGCGATCGAGACATCGTCGATTAACTACGGCGTCACGCTGGACGGCACGGAAACCGTCCTGAGGCGCGACGACCCCTCCTTCACCAGCATCGGCGGGCTGGTCGAGACCGCGCTGGCCGCCGCCGGGCGAACACCCGCGGACATCGCGCTGATCGCGGTGAATCTCGGCCCGGGCAACCTCAGCTCCGTGCGCGCCGGTGTGGCGTACGCGAACGGCCTGGCCTTCAGCCTGGGCCGCCGGGTGGTGGGCGTCCACGGGCTGCGCGTGCTGGCGTTCGCCGCGGCGCCGGACGCGGACCTGCCGGTGCTCTGCCTGCGCAACGCGGGCGCGGGCAACGTCTACGCGGCCGTCTACGAGCACGGCAAGGCCTCGCTGATGCGGCACGGGACCCTGTCCGACATCGCCGAGGCGGTCCGCGCGGCGCACTCGGAGATCATCCTGGCCGGCTCGTTCCGCGACCGGGCACGCGAGCTGCTGGCCGGCGTGTCCGTGACCGACAGCGGCGTCGAGGTTCCGTCCTCGCTCGCCACCTACACGCTCACGGTCACGCCGCCGGCGGACGCCGACTGGGCCCCGGCCGACTTCGTGAGCCCGATCAACGAACAGACGCCGCCGTTCACCGGGGAGATTCCGTGA